GAACGCGGCGACCGGTGGCTTGTCCGTCGCAAAGTTGAACGTTTCTAACTGAATCTTGTCCGACAAACTCACCAGTTCATCCAACACCTGTTTAGTCAACGGACAGAAATCACAATCGAGCGCCTGGGTAAAAAACACTAACTTGACCGGACTGGTCAGTTGTTCAAATTCCTTTTGCAACTGGGCGCGGTCGTTATCGCGTAACAATCCCACTCCAACCCCCATCTCCAATTTTCGATTTTCGATTTTCGATTTTCGATTTCAAAATCAGCCATCGTAAATCGAAAATCACAAATTATCTTGGGACGCGCGCAATGGCGTCAATCATCGCCGCGATGGCTTGGCGCGATTTCGTGCCCTTGCCCGATACCGCGCCCAAACATTCGTGCGCGTATTGTTCGGCGAGCATGACACTCACGCTCCGTACGGCTTCATTGATCGCGGAAAGCTGATGTAGAATGTCGGCGCAATCGCGCCCCTCCTCCACCATTTTTTGCACGCCCCGCGTTTGTCCTTCGATGCGTTTGAGTCGCCGCACCAGTTCCCCGCGCGATTCAGTATCTTCCATTACCCACCACCTTCGTTCACCCAACCACGCCTTGGTTGTCTTGTGTAACCCATCCTGGGTTAACGCCGAGGCAATCCTCAACCACTCGGCGCGCACGAACTGACCGAAGCAGACGCCGCCGCTCCGCTCATTCCCAACGCGCTTGCCGCCGTGACCTCGCGCTGAACGTGTTCGCCTCCGCACTTGGGACACACGGCTTGCACGCGCGCGCTCATCGAGCGGACAAATACTTCAAATGGTTCACGACAATCTTTGCATTCGTATTCGTAAATCGGCATTACTAATTCTCCACCTTGCTTGCAGTTTCAACCACCTCACGCAAAATCGTTTCGACTTCGCGCGCCATCAGAGATAAATTCGCATCTGGAAAAAACTCGGACAGGATGGAGGGCGCGAGCAAATTGATTTTGGTCGCGCCCTGGTCGGTGAACACGTTGATCTTGCACGGCATTAGCAACCCAATCAACGGGTCAGCCGTCAACGCCTGATGCGCGTACTTGACGTTGCACACTTCGATGATTTTGTACGGCTCACGCGTGATGCCCTTTTCGGCGAACGTCGTTTGGACGTCGTGAATGTGCAACACGCGAAACCCTTTCGCCGCGATATTCTGCTCGACGGCTGTCACGGCATCGTCAAACGGTTTCCGCGTTTCAATCGTAACCACCGCATCCATCGTCATCTCCCTGCCCTATTTGGCGAGCACCGCGTCTAGTTTTTTTGCGATGACTGCCTTCGGCACGACCCCGACGATTCGGTCCACTTCCTTGCCACCCTTGAAAAAGATCAAGGTTGGGATGCCCTGAATGCCGTACTGCATCGGCGTCATCGGATTGGCATCCGTATCCATTTTGGCGACGGTCGCTTTACCGGCATAATCGCGCGCGATTTCTTCGACGAAAGGCGCAATCACGCGGCACGGTCCGCACCACGCCGCCCAAAAGTCCACTAGCACCGGCGTCTGCGATTCCAAAACGTTCGTGTGGAATTCCGCGTCGTTCACGTGCAAAAGTTGAGTTGCGCTCATGTTAATCCTCCTGAAAAATCAGATACCCTACCGGGGTATCC
The nucleotide sequence above comes from Chloroflexota bacterium. Encoded proteins:
- a CDS encoding DUF302 domain-containing protein; protein product: MTMDAVVTIETRKPFDDAVTAVEQNIAAKGFRVLHIHDVQTTFAEKGITREPYKIIEVCNVKYAHQALTADPLIGLLMPCKINVFTDQGATKINLLAPSILSEFFPDANLSLMAREVETILREVVETASKVEN
- the trxA gene encoding thioredoxin — encoded protein: MSATQLLHVNDAEFHTNVLESQTPVLVDFWAAWCGPCRVIAPFVEEIARDYAGKATVAKMDTDANPMTPMQYGIQGIPTLIFFKGGKEVDRIVGVVPKAVIAKKLDAVLAK
- a CDS encoding zinc ribbon domain-containing protein, producing the protein MPIYEYECKDCREPFEVFVRSMSARVQAVCPKCGGEHVQREVTAASALGMSGAAASASVSSCAPSG
- a CDS encoding metal-sensitive transcriptional regulator, encoding MEDTESRGELVRRLKRIEGQTRGVQKMVEEGRDCADILHQLSAINEAVRSVSVMLAEQYAHECLGAVSGKGTKSRQAIAAMIDAIARVPR